In a single window of the Streptomyces sp. CGMCC 4.7035 genome:
- a CDS encoding ABC transporter permease: MLLHDTALIFGRYARQTLRSRFAMLFGVLMPLLYLLFFGPLLTGLPLASRGTSWQVLVPGLLLQLGLFGAAFAGFTIIIEKNLGIVERMRVTPVSRLALLLGRVLRDAAVFVFQAVLLVLAALVMGLRAPLPGILIGFAFVALLTVSLASLSYALAMKIHSPQEFGPAVNAMTMPSMLLSGLMLPMSLAPGWLDLLSHFMPFRYLVDAVRDAYIGSYTTAHMLYGVLVALGLAALAVTVGTRVFRTAGA, translated from the coding sequence ATGCTGCTGCACGACACCGCACTGATCTTCGGGCGGTACGCCCGCCAGACACTCCGCTCCCGGTTCGCCATGCTCTTCGGCGTCCTGATGCCGCTGCTCTACCTGCTCTTCTTCGGCCCCCTGCTCACCGGTCTTCCGCTCGCCTCGCGCGGCACCTCGTGGCAGGTCCTCGTGCCGGGCCTGCTGCTCCAACTGGGGCTGTTCGGAGCCGCGTTCGCCGGATTCACGATCATCATCGAGAAGAACCTCGGGATCGTGGAGCGCATGCGGGTAACCCCGGTCAGCCGCCTCGCGCTGCTGCTCGGCCGGGTGCTTCGGGATGCCGCCGTGTTCGTCTTCCAGGCGGTGTTGCTGGTGCTGGCCGCACTGGTGATGGGCCTGCGGGCGCCCCTGCCCGGCATCCTGATCGGCTTCGCCTTCGTGGCACTGCTGACCGTCTCGCTCGCCTCGCTGTCGTACGCGCTGGCCATGAAGATCCACAGCCCGCAGGAGTTCGGCCCCGCCGTCAACGCGATGACAATGCCGTCGATGCTGCTGTCGGGCCTGATGCTGCCGATGTCCCTGGCCCCGGGCTGGCTGGACCTGCTGTCCCACTTCATGCCGTTCCGCTATCTGGTGGACGCGGTCCGGGACGCGTACATCGGCTCGTACACGACGGCGCACATGCTGTACGGCGTCCTGGTCGCCCTCGGCCTCGCGGCACTGGCCGTGACGGTGGGCACACGGGTGTTCCGGACGGCCGGGGCCTAA
- a CDS encoding LLM class flavin-dependent oxidoreductase — protein MRVGSFVLAAQFPGQGQGEALHRAVRSAEVAEEAGLDGVWLAEHHFVPYGTCPSAITLAAFLLGRTRRIRVGTAVSVLPTAHPVALGEQAALLHLTSGGRFSLGVGRGGPWVDLEVFGAGLRAYETGFPESLDLLVRWLREPSVAATGERFSFREVPVVPRPSESLTDTEGPEVVVACTSPASVRLAAERGLPMLLGMHVGDEEKAEMIALWRQHARAAGIGGEVIAGAGHVSAGVCQIADRLSDAVESLTKAMPGWLKQGLDAHVTVDGRARTMRDPLAYTELLCGLHPVGTPRLCVDRLAATSERTGIARFALLVEGSGDLAATEENVRRLGAEVLPHLG, from the coding sequence ATGCGCGTAGGTAGTTTTGTACTGGCCGCCCAGTTTCCCGGACAGGGCCAGGGGGAGGCGCTGCACCGCGCGGTGCGGTCGGCCGAGGTCGCCGAGGAGGCGGGCCTTGACGGAGTGTGGCTGGCCGAGCACCACTTCGTGCCGTACGGGACGTGCCCGTCGGCGATCACGCTGGCGGCCTTCCTGCTGGGCCGTACCCGCCGGATCCGGGTCGGCACGGCGGTGAGCGTCCTGCCCACGGCCCACCCGGTGGCGCTCGGCGAGCAGGCCGCGCTGCTGCACCTCACCTCGGGCGGGCGCTTCTCGCTCGGAGTGGGCCGCGGCGGGCCGTGGGTGGACCTGGAGGTCTTCGGCGCGGGCCTACGGGCGTACGAGACGGGATTCCCGGAATCACTCGATCTGCTGGTGCGCTGGCTGCGCGAACCGTCGGTCGCGGCCACGGGGGAACGATTCAGCTTCCGTGAAGTCCCGGTCGTCCCAAGGCCGTCGGAGTCGCTCACCGACACCGAGGGACCCGAGGTCGTCGTCGCGTGCACCTCACCGGCGAGCGTACGGCTGGCGGCCGAGCGGGGGTTGCCGATGCTGCTCGGCATGCACGTCGGCGACGAGGAGAAGGCGGAAATGATCGCGCTGTGGCGGCAGCACGCGCGGGCGGCCGGCATCGGCGGTGAGGTGATCGCGGGCGCCGGTCATGTCTCGGCCGGCGTCTGCCAGATCGCCGACCGGCTCAGCGACGCGGTCGAGTCGCTGACGAAGGCGATGCCGGGCTGGCTGAAACAGGGGCTCGACGCGCATGTGACGGTCGACGGCCGGGCCCGCACGATGCGGGACCCACTGGCGTACACCGAACTGCTCTGCGGGCTGCACCCGGTGGGCACCCCCCGGCTGTGCGTCGACCGGCTCGCGGCGACCTCGGAGCGCACCGGCATCGCGCGCTTCGCCCTGCTCGTCGAGGGCTCCGGGGACCTCGCGGCGACGGAGGAGAACGTACGGCGGCTGGGCGCCGAGGTGCTCCCCCATCTCGGCTGA
- a CDS encoding SCO5389 family protein gives MSLDVSPALLEQAERGEVDEADFVDCVRTSLPYAWEMISSLVAQLKVDGGAFADNQTPPPDEQARGQLLRALASDAIRGALQRHFGVRLAFQNCHRVAVFPLDSSVDDTLARFTSVRSQLLNQSPELRDC, from the coding sequence ATGTCGCTCGACGTCTCACCGGCCCTACTCGAACAGGCCGAGCGAGGCGAGGTCGACGAAGCAGATTTCGTCGACTGCGTCCGGACCTCCCTGCCCTACGCGTGGGAGATGATCAGCTCCCTGGTGGCCCAGCTGAAGGTGGACGGCGGCGCGTTCGCCGACAACCAGACGCCCCCGCCGGACGAGCAGGCACGTGGACAGCTGCTGCGTGCGCTCGCCAGCGACGCGATACGCGGGGCCCTGCAGCGGCACTTCGGCGTGCGCCTGGCTTTCCAGAACTGCCACCGGGTGGCGGTGTTCCCGCTGGACTCCTCAGTGGACGACACGCTGGCTCGTTTCACCTCGGTCCGCAGTCAGCTGCTCAACCAGTCGCCGGAACTGCGCGACTGCTGA
- a CDS encoding TetR/AcrR family transcriptional regulator, producing MAEGLRERKKRQTRQYISDVATGLFLERGFDAVTVAEVAEAADVSVNTVYNYFPAKEDLFLDRSRGVVDRLARWVRGRGKGESAAVAVLRELRDEVQAVSPRLGLMEGYARFMKVIHDAPALRSRLWAIGQEVLDNLDQALREETGAPADDPLPTLIAGQINWVHQTVMAAIGREMMAGRNPDEVSREVLVLLDDMEELLSEKVLNYAARAAE from the coding sequence ATGGCTGAGGGGCTCAGGGAGCGGAAGAAGCGGCAGACCAGGCAGTACATCTCGGATGTCGCCACGGGCCTGTTCCTCGAACGCGGCTTCGACGCGGTGACGGTCGCGGAGGTCGCCGAGGCGGCCGACGTCTCCGTCAACACCGTCTACAACTACTTCCCCGCCAAGGAGGACCTCTTCCTCGACCGCTCCCGGGGTGTCGTCGACCGGCTCGCCCGCTGGGTGCGGGGGCGCGGGAAGGGTGAGTCGGCCGCCGTCGCCGTCCTGCGCGAACTGCGTGACGAGGTCCAGGCGGTGTCGCCCAGGTTGGGGCTGATGGAGGGTTATGCCCGTTTCATGAAGGTCATTCATGACGCACCCGCCCTCCGCTCCCGCCTGTGGGCGATCGGGCAGGAGGTGCTCGACAACCTCGACCAGGCACTGCGTGAGGAGACCGGCGCACCCGCCGACGACCCGCTGCCCACCCTGATCGCCGGTCAGATCAACTGGGTCCACCAGACCGTCATGGCCGCCATCGGCCGGGAGATGATGGCCGGGCGCAATCCGGACGAAGTGTCACGCGAGGTGCTCGTGCTTCTCGACGACATGGAGGAGCTGTTGAGCGAGAAGGTGCTCAACTACGCCGCCCGGGCGGCGGAATGA
- a CDS encoding ATP-binding protein, whose translation MDPNNPGPEEYGHDGDGETPRQRPPRDPITPDFGHPTPALARTVQLVSGDFLLTVNPVDGSEIEVCPPGERPARPVKYTAAERAELARAARPPVPPGAAQPRLPLLERQEERERLVRLLARGRSVRLTGPAGSGRTALLDVVAEDCADLAPDGVVRLSGYRRTASDLLHDLFAAVHKAPLYRPERDELLQYVHEIGAVVVLDDLEFGGSGLDELLDATPECAFLLSATPDVPAPSADSRVEEVFLGGLDRAGGLELLERAAGRELTDDEANWAGDLWFESEGLPLRFMQAGALLRQRDRRRADEGAVDEFGVFESVPLDVPVDAPFGAEDENDVPLPSLAEAAAPAPLLAARLSASARDTLKFAVALGGEVPHQTHLPALVDDTHADAALAELVGCALVTPVGSHYRLAAGVLAQLEAAGYTTGAAEYVLKAAQHYAWWAGHPSVTPDRVSAEADAVLAALTALVPLSSPELSPTPEQGEPSSAVEDEENPAVRLARQAAPAFAAGLDWSAWERALRTGAEASRLAGEVGEQAYFHHELGILALCGGQLDRARTELEASIGLRGALADKRGTVAGRRALALVADRSGATPPGGRTAAGEEVPDARQEESASPPGGVRAGFGLPAPIGDTSTLVTYQAVAEPARKAGGVRNMVLGTRRNLVAAGAGAALAALLGTVVTLGMTSNNSDNTPSDDVRVGPSASQDANDGSLGADKADTGGSGGGSGGAAAPTPSSTGGVPSDGPTGTRGTTPSKSPTKPAPTSSTPKPSSSTPKPSSSTPKPPSSSTKPPSPTPTQTVTPTQTATPTDTPSTSDSASGPASSSAPATTTGSASAPASSTGSGTPSGSGSVI comes from the coding sequence ATGGACCCGAACAACCCGGGACCCGAGGAGTACGGCCACGACGGTGACGGTGAGACGCCGCGCCAGCGCCCGCCGCGGGACCCCATCACACCTGACTTCGGACATCCGACGCCGGCACTCGCCCGCACCGTCCAGCTCGTCTCGGGCGACTTCCTGCTCACCGTCAACCCCGTCGACGGCAGCGAGATAGAGGTCTGCCCGCCGGGGGAGCGCCCCGCGCGGCCGGTGAAGTACACCGCCGCCGAGCGGGCCGAGCTCGCCCGCGCCGCCCGGCCGCCCGTCCCGCCCGGGGCCGCGCAGCCGCGGCTGCCGCTCCTGGAGCGCCAGGAGGAGCGTGAGCGGCTCGTACGGCTCCTCGCGCGCGGCCGCTCGGTCCGACTGACCGGACCCGCCGGTTCCGGCCGTACCGCGCTCCTTGACGTCGTCGCCGAGGACTGCGCGGACCTCGCGCCCGACGGCGTCGTCCGCCTCTCGGGCTACCGGCGCACCGCGAGCGACCTCCTCCACGACCTCTTCGCCGCCGTCCACAAGGCGCCCCTGTACCGCCCCGAACGGGACGAACTGCTCCAGTACGTCCACGAGATCGGCGCCGTCGTCGTCCTCGACGACCTGGAGTTCGGCGGCAGCGGGCTCGACGAACTGCTCGACGCGACCCCCGAGTGCGCCTTCCTGCTCTCCGCCACGCCCGACGTGCCCGCGCCCTCCGCCGACTCGCGTGTCGAAGAGGTCTTCCTCGGCGGACTCGACCGCGCCGGCGGCCTCGAACTCCTCGAGCGCGCCGCCGGTCGCGAGCTCACCGACGACGAGGCGAACTGGGCGGGCGACCTGTGGTTCGAGTCCGAGGGTCTGCCCCTGCGCTTCATGCAGGCCGGTGCGCTGCTGCGGCAGCGTGACCGGCGGCGGGCCGACGAGGGCGCCGTCGACGAGTTCGGCGTCTTCGAGAGTGTCCCCCTGGACGTCCCCGTGGACGCGCCCTTCGGCGCCGAGGACGAGAACGACGTACCGCTGCCGTCGCTCGCGGAGGCCGCCGCGCCCGCACCGCTGCTCGCCGCCCGGCTGAGCGCGTCGGCGCGCGACACCCTCAAGTTCGCGGTCGCGCTCGGCGGCGAGGTGCCCCACCAGACGCATCTGCCGGCCCTCGTGGACGACACCCATGCGGACGCGGCGCTTGCCGAGCTCGTCGGCTGTGCGCTGGTCACCCCGGTCGGCTCCCACTACCGGCTCGCGGCCGGGGTTCTGGCCCAGCTGGAGGCCGCCGGGTACACGACCGGCGCGGCGGAGTACGTGCTCAAGGCCGCCCAGCACTACGCCTGGTGGGCCGGGCATCCCTCGGTCACACCGGACAGGGTCTCGGCGGAGGCCGACGCCGTGCTGGCCGCGCTGACCGCCCTGGTGCCGCTCAGTTCCCCCGAGCTCTCGCCCACGCCCGAGCAGGGGGAACCCTCGTCGGCCGTGGAGGACGAGGAGAACCCGGCCGTACGACTGGCCCGGCAGGCCGCGCCCGCGTTCGCCGCGGGCCTCGACTGGAGCGCCTGGGAGCGGGCGCTGCGGACCGGTGCCGAGGCGTCCAGGCTCGCCGGAGAGGTCGGCGAACAGGCCTACTTCCACCACGAGTTGGGCATACTCGCGCTCTGCGGCGGGCAGCTCGACCGGGCCCGCACCGAGCTGGAGGCGTCCATCGGGCTGCGCGGCGCGCTCGCCGACAAGCGCGGCACGGTCGCCGGACGGCGCGCCCTCGCCCTGGTCGCCGACCGCTCCGGTGCCACGCCGCCCGGCGGGCGTACGGCGGCGGGCGAGGAGGTGCCGGACGCGCGGCAGGAGGAATCGGCGTCGCCGCCCGGTGGCGTACGGGCCGGCTTCGGGCTGCCCGCTCCGATCGGTGACACGTCGACGCTGGTCACGTACCAGGCCGTGGCCGAGCCGGCGCGCAAGGCCGGTGGCGTCCGGAACATGGTCCTGGGCACCCGGCGCAATCTGGTGGCCGCGGGCGCGGGGGCGGCGCTGGCCGCCCTGCTCGGCACGGTCGTGACCCTCGGCATGACCTCGAACAACAGCGACAACACCCCGTCCGACGACGTCCGCGTGGGTCCCTCGGCGAGCCAGGACGCGAACGACGGCAGCCTCGGCGCGGACAAGGCGGACACGGGCGGCAGCGGAGGCGGTTCGGGCGGGGCAGCCGCCCCGACGCCGAGCAGCACGGGCGGTGTGCCGTCGGACGGTCCCACGGGCACGCGGGGGACGACTCCGTCGAAGTCGCCGACGAAGCCCGCGCCCACGTCGTCCACGCCGAAGCCGTCGTCGTCCACGCCGAAGCCGTCGTCGTCCACGCCGAAGCCGCCGTCGTCCTCGACGAAGCCGCCGAGCCCCACGCCGACGCAGACCGTGACGCCGACGCAGACCGCGACGCCGACGGACACCCCGAGCACCTCCGACTCGGCCAGCGGCCCGGCCTCCTCCAGCGCCCCCGCCACGACGACCGGCTCGGCGAGCGCACCGGCGAGCAGCACCGGTTCGGGAACGCCGAGCGGTTCGGGCTCGGTGATCTGA
- a CDS encoding 3-hydroxyacyl-CoA dehydrogenase family protein encodes MARKLAVIGAGLMGSGIAQVSAQAGWDVVLRDVTDEALTRGTDAIKASYDKFVSKGKLEAHDAEAALARITATTDLDAAADADVVVEAVFEKLEVKHEIFRTLDKIVREDTVLASNTSAIPITKIAAATEHPERVVGVHFFSPVPMMQLVELVRGYKTSDETLATARAFAESVGKTCIVVNRDVAGFVTTRLISALVVEATKLYESGVATAEDIDLACKLGFGHAMGPLATADLTGVDILLHATSNIYTESQDEKFAPPELMRRMVDAGDIGRKSGQGFYSY; translated from the coding sequence GTGGCACGGAAGCTTGCCGTCATCGGGGCCGGACTCATGGGTTCCGGCATTGCCCAGGTATCGGCCCAGGCCGGCTGGGACGTCGTCCTGCGTGACGTCACCGACGAGGCGCTGACCCGTGGCACGGACGCCATCAAGGCCTCGTACGACAAGTTCGTGAGCAAGGGCAAGCTGGAGGCGCACGACGCCGAGGCGGCGCTCGCCCGCATCACGGCGACCACCGACCTCGACGCCGCCGCCGACGCGGACGTAGTCGTCGAGGCCGTCTTCGAGAAGCTGGAGGTCAAGCACGAGATCTTCCGGACGCTCGACAAGATCGTGCGCGAGGACACCGTGCTGGCGTCCAACACCTCCGCCATCCCGATCACCAAGATCGCGGCGGCCACCGAGCACCCGGAGCGGGTCGTCGGCGTGCACTTCTTCTCGCCGGTGCCGATGATGCAGCTCGTCGAGCTGGTCCGCGGCTACAAGACGAGCGACGAAACCCTCGCCACCGCCCGTGCGTTCGCCGAGTCCGTCGGCAAGACCTGCATCGTCGTCAACCGCGACGTCGCCGGTTTCGTCACCACCCGTCTCATCTCGGCGCTCGTCGTCGAGGCGACCAAGCTGTACGAGTCGGGCGTGGCCACCGCGGAGGACATCGACCTCGCCTGCAAGCTGGGCTTCGGTCACGCGATGGGACCGCTGGCCACCGCCGACCTCACCGGCGTCGACATCCTGCTGCACGCCACCAGCAACATCTACACCGAGTCCCAGGACGAGAAGTTCGCGCCGCCGGAGCTGATGCGCCGGATGGTGGACGCCGGTGACATCGGCCGCAAGAGCGGGCAGGGCTTCTACAGCTACTGA
- a CDS encoding ATP/GTP-binding protein, with amino-acid sequence MSPRRNRPKGPGSSGRSADDDDRSRYGGWQSSERWQGEDWNVRHVAGASAEGKTYRCPGCDQLIPSGVPHVVAWPDHAGVDDRRHWHKACWNAKDRRTSRVQRSRNAPRY; translated from the coding sequence GTGTCCCCGCGTCGCAACCGACCCAAGGGCCCCGGCTCGTCCGGCCGGAGCGCGGACGACGACGACAGGTCCCGTTACGGCGGCTGGCAGTCCAGCGAGCGCTGGCAGGGCGAGGACTGGAACGTGCGCCATGTGGCGGGCGCGAGCGCCGAGGGCAAGACCTACCGCTGCCCCGGCTGCGACCAGTTGATCCCCTCGGGCGTCCCGCACGTGGTGGCCTGGCCCGACCACGCGGGCGTGGACGACCGCCGGCACTGGCACAAGGCGTGCTGGAACGCGAAGGACCGCCGCACCTCGCGGGTGCAGCGGTCCCGTAACGCGCCCAGATACTGA
- a CDS encoding ABC transporter permease subunit: MSTPQPPMPQAAPAWQAAPGPAYPAYTSPIPVVRTHLGHAITSEWTKIRSVRSTMWTLGMFVLLVVGIGLLTGVLVSAHSSEGSLRSENPLSFGVFGLLLGSICIITLGVLTTASEYGTGMIRTTMTACPSRGRVLAAKAIVFFAVAFVMTLVSVLFVAFVDVSLLDGAKQPSGSEWLKGTVGISLYIALLGLLSLVIGSVIRHSAGAITIMIGVLLAPLVMALFMFAESLDKVRTALIDYSIPNQLGVFYSNSLSNSGPSGWDPLWIMLGVTAVAFGGAYLLLEKRDV; the protein is encoded by the coding sequence ATGAGCACGCCCCAGCCCCCGATGCCGCAGGCCGCGCCCGCCTGGCAGGCGGCGCCAGGTCCCGCGTACCCCGCCTACACCTCGCCGATCCCGGTCGTCCGGACCCACCTCGGGCACGCCATCACCTCCGAGTGGACGAAGATCAGGTCGGTGCGCTCCACGATGTGGACGCTGGGCATGTTCGTCCTGCTCGTCGTCGGCATCGGGCTGTTGACCGGCGTGCTGGTCTCCGCCCACTCGTCGGAGGGGAGCCTGCGGAGCGAGAACCCGCTGTCGTTCGGGGTCTTCGGGCTGCTTCTCGGCTCCATCTGCATCATCACGCTCGGCGTGCTGACCACGGCCTCCGAGTACGGCACCGGCATGATCCGGACCACGATGACCGCGTGCCCGTCCCGGGGGCGGGTGCTGGCGGCGAAGGCGATCGTGTTCTTCGCGGTCGCGTTCGTGATGACGCTGGTGTCGGTCCTCTTCGTCGCCTTCGTGGACGTGTCCCTGCTGGACGGCGCCAAGCAGCCGTCCGGTTCGGAGTGGCTGAAGGGGACGGTCGGCATCTCGCTCTACATCGCGCTGCTCGGGCTGCTGTCGCTCGTCATCGGCTCGGTCATCCGGCATTCGGCGGGCGCCATCACCATCATGATCGGTGTGCTGCTCGCCCCGCTGGTCATGGCCCTGTTCATGTTCGCGGAGTCGCTGGACAAGGTGCGCACGGCCCTGATCGACTACTCGATCCCGAACCAGCTCGGCGTCTTCTACTCCAACTCGCTCAGCAACTCGGGCCCCTCGGGCTGGGACCCGCTGTGGATCATGCTGGGCGTGACCGCTGTCGCCTTCGGCGGGGCCTACCTGCTGCTGGAGAAGCGGGACGTCTAG
- a CDS encoding ABC transporter ATP-binding protein translates to MTIISTAGLARTFRTKRGPVEAVRGIDLTVREGEILGFLGPNGAGKTTTLRMLTTLLKPTGGTATVAGCDLATDPLGVRRACGYVAQSGGVDPHVTVREELVTQGRLYRLTKPQATDRTKELAQALDLTDLLDRKTAALSGGQRRRLDIAMGLTHRPQVLFLDEPTTGLDPGSRADLWDLVRRLRDEYGTTVFLTTHYLDEADALADRLVIVDQGIVVAEGTPGALKLEYGGSIDATLQDTFLAITGRGPAPADSTPVAV, encoded by the coding sequence ATGACCATCATCAGTACGGCCGGTCTGGCCCGTACCTTCCGGACGAAACGGGGCCCGGTGGAGGCGGTGCGGGGCATCGACCTGACCGTCCGGGAGGGCGAGATCCTCGGCTTCCTCGGCCCGAACGGCGCCGGCAAGACGACCACCCTCCGGATGCTCACCACCCTGCTGAAACCCACCGGTGGCACGGCCACGGTCGCGGGCTGCGACCTCGCCACCGACCCGCTCGGCGTGCGCCGCGCCTGCGGCTACGTCGCCCAGTCCGGCGGCGTGGACCCGCACGTGACCGTGCGGGAGGAACTCGTCACCCAGGGACGGCTCTACCGTCTGACGAAACCCCAGGCCACCGACCGCACCAAGGAATTGGCGCAGGCCCTGGACCTCACCGACCTCCTCGACCGCAAAACGGCGGCGCTCTCCGGCGGCCAGCGCAGGCGGCTCGACATCGCGATGGGGCTCACGCACCGGCCGCAAGTGCTCTTCCTCGACGAGCCGACGACGGGCCTGGACCCCGGCAGCCGGGCCGACCTCTGGGACCTCGTACGGCGTCTGCGCGACGAGTACGGCACCACGGTCTTCCTCACCACGCACTACCTCGACGAGGCGGACGCGCTCGCCGACCGACTCGTGATCGTGGACCAAGGGATCGTGGTCGCGGAAGGCACGCCGGGCGCCCTGAAGCTGGAGTACGGCGGCTCGATCGACGCGACGCTCCAGGACACGTTCCTCGCGATCACCGGCCGCGGCCCGGCACCGGCCGACTCCACCCCCGTAGCCGTATAG
- the nucS gene encoding endonuclease NucS, whose translation MRLVIARCSVDYAGRLTAHLPSAPRLILVKADGSVSIHADDRAYKPLNWMSPPCTLKEGSGDEEGVWTVINKAGEKLIITMEEILHDSSHELGVDPGLIKDGVEAHLQELLADRIETLGEGYTLIRREYMTAIGPVDILCRDAEGATVAVEIKRRGEIDGVEQLTRYLELLNRDPHLAPVRGIFAAQEIKPQARVLATDRGIGCQVLDYDALRGIEDDKLRLF comes from the coding sequence ATGCGTCTCGTCATTGCCCGGTGCTCCGTCGACTACGCGGGCCGTCTCACCGCACACCTTCCCTCCGCGCCCCGTCTGATCCTGGTGAAGGCGGACGGCAGCGTCTCGATCCACGCCGACGACCGGGCCTACAAGCCCCTCAACTGGATGTCGCCGCCCTGCACGCTCAAGGAGGGTTCGGGCGACGAGGAAGGCGTCTGGACCGTCATCAACAAAGCAGGCGAGAAACTGATCATCACGATGGAGGAGATCCTCCACGACTCCTCGCACGAACTCGGCGTGGACCCGGGGCTGATCAAGGACGGCGTGGAAGCACACCTCCAGGAACTGCTCGCCGACCGCATCGAGACGCTCGGCGAGGGCTACACGCTCATCCGCCGCGAGTACATGACGGCGATCGGCCCGGTCGACATCCTGTGCCGGGACGCCGAGGGCGCGACGGTCGCGGTGGAGATCAAGCGGCGCGGTGAGATCGACGGCGTGGAACAGCTCACGCGTTACCTGGAGCTCCTGAACCGCGACCCGCATCTCGCCCCGGTCCGCGGCATCTTCGCGGCCCAGGAGATCAAGCCGCAGGCGCGCGTCCTCGCCACGGACCGCGGGATCGGCTGCCAGGTCCTGGACTACGACGCGCTGCGCGGCATCGAGGACGACAAGCTGCGGTTGTTCTGA
- a CDS encoding ABC transporter ATP-binding protein, whose amino-acid sequence MIEAVGLTKRYGDKTAVYNLSFQVRPGSVTGFLGPNGSGKSTTMRMILGLDNPTSGQVTIGGYPYRKLPNAPRQVGALLDAKAVHGGRAARNHLLSLAQLSGIPARRVDEVLGVVGLQDVAKRRSKGFSLGMGQRLGIAAALLGDPQVLLFDEPVNGLDPEGILWVRNLMKSLAAEGRTVFVSSHLMSEMALTADHLIVIGRGQLLADMSVKDFISANSADFARVRTPDTEPQLREKLTASLTEAGGHVLPEQDGALRVTGLPLPRISDIAHDADVRLWELSPHQASLEEAYMRMTQGAVDYRSTIDQKTGLQQPLPPGVQPPMPVPGQGQPGWYAPPPPQQGGRPFAMPGQPEQVPAGPYGAPAAPAAPGAGQQSNPYAQPTPPAQPAAAPAAAPAAPAQAATAPPAQPAGAAAPATPAAAPAPQESPASATPAPAPASAPAADLTKSEDAR is encoded by the coding sequence ATGATCGAGGCAGTCGGCCTGACGAAGCGCTACGGCGACAAGACGGCCGTGTACAACCTTTCTTTCCAGGTACGTCCGGGTTCCGTCACCGGCTTCCTCGGGCCCAACGGCTCGGGCAAGTCGACCACCATGCGGATGATCCTCGGCCTGGACAACCCCACCTCGGGGCAGGTGACGATCGGCGGCTACCCGTACCGCAAGCTGCCCAACGCCCCCCGCCAGGTCGGGGCCCTGCTCGACGCCAAGGCCGTGCACGGCGGCCGGGCCGCCCGCAATCACCTGCTGTCCCTGGCCCAGCTCTCCGGCATCCCGGCGCGGCGCGTCGACGAGGTGCTCGGCGTCGTCGGCCTCCAGGACGTGGCGAAGAGGCGGTCCAAGGGCTTCTCGCTCGGTATGGGCCAGCGCCTCGGCATCGCCGCCGCGCTGCTGGGCGATCCCCAGGTGCTCCTCTTCGACGAGCCGGTCAACGGACTCGACCCCGAGGGCATCCTGTGGGTGCGCAATCTGATGAAGTCCCTCGCGGCGGAGGGCCGTACGGTCTTCGTCTCCTCCCACCTGATGAGCGAAATGGCGCTCACCGCCGACCACTTGATCGTGATCGGGCGGGGGCAGCTGCTCGCCGACATGAGCGTCAAGGACTTCATCTCCGCCAACTCCGCGGATTTCGCGCGTGTCCGCACGCCCGACACCGAGCCGCAGTTGCGGGAGAAGCTGACCGCCTCGCTGACCGAGGCGGGCGGGCATGTGCTGCCAGAGCAGGACGGCGCGCTGCGCGTGACCGGGCTGCCCCTCCCCCGCATCAGCGACATCGCGCACGACGCCGACGTACGCCTGTGGGAGCTGTCGCCGCACCAGGCCTCGCTGGAGGAGGCGTACATGCGGATGACGCAGGGCGCCGTCGACTACCGCTCGACGATCGACCAGAAGACCGGGCTCCAGCAGCCGCTGCCGCCCGGCGTCCAGCCACCGATGCCGGTGCCGGGGCAGGGCCAGCCGGGCTGGTACGCCCCGCCGCCGCCCCAGCAGGGCGGCCGGCCGTTCGCGATGCCGGGGCAGCCGGAGCAGGTGCCCGCGGGCCCGTACGGCGCTCCGGCAGCGCCCGCCGCCCCCGGCGCGGGGCAGCAGTCGAACCCGTACGCACAGCCGACACCCCCGGCCCAGCCCGCCGCAGCTCCGGCCGCCGCGCCCGCCGCCCCGGCCCAGGCCGCCACCGCTCCCCCGGCCCAGCCCGCCGGGGCCGCCGCGCCTGCCACTCCGGCCGCCGCGCCCGCACCGCAGGAATCACCCGCGTCGGCCACGCCCGCCCCTGCCCCTGCCTCCGCCCCCGCCGCCGACCTGACCAAGTCCGAGGACGCCCGATGA
- a CDS encoding STAS domain-containing protein — MHIRGDHAELVVGGRLDVRSAADARTVLHSAVDDGVGDLVLDLSELDSWDATGLGVIMGAHRRAGRCGRRLVLRGVPPQMQRLLVATRLHRILAIEGGIGVESLPRV, encoded by the coding sequence ATGCACATCAGGGGCGACCACGCCGAGCTGGTCGTCGGGGGCCGCCTCGACGTCCGCAGCGCGGCGGACGCCCGTACGGTCCTGCACTCGGCCGTCGACGACGGCGTCGGCGACCTGGTGCTCGACCTGTCCGAACTGGACTCCTGGGACGCCACCGGGCTCGGGGTGATCATGGGGGCCCACCGACGGGCCGGGCGGTGCGGCCGACGGCTGGTGCTGCGCGGCGTGCCACCCCAGATGCAGCGCCTGCTGGTGGCCACGCGGCTGCACCGGATCCTGGCCATCGAGGGCGGTATCGGGGTGGAGTCGCTGCCCCGCGTGTGA